From Camelina sativa cultivar DH55 chromosome 20, Cs, whole genome shotgun sequence, the proteins below share one genomic window:
- the LOC104769324 gene encoding uncharacterized protein LOC104769324, which translates to MVTTSSRTKSNGPVLRSQSPGGRFCGSYSRAVPSSSSSAFASSTSSSFSSPSSAFFSNHHHHNDKNTNHRSASLTRVNLYTAQPMMSQSFRYSLDSRSISPTNHRSISVSKNQPPKISESRRRCMCSPTTHPGSFRCSLHKNVANPHGQGTASYTTNGLNMRRSAMTNSLVRIGGVEGEWVRRALTTLIRPSSHHLKRRAAYQPRPSRLSSMAKAD; encoded by the coding sequence atggtgACTACATCGTCACGGACCAAGTCAAACGGACCGGTGCTTCGTTCGCAATCACCAGGAGGTCGATTCTGCGGTAGTTACTCTAGAGCCGTtccgtcgtcttcttcatcagctttcGCTTCATCTACAAGTTCCAGCTTCTCATCACCGTCGTCAGCTTTTTTCagcaatcatcatcatcataacgACAAAAACACCAACCACCGATCTGCGTCGCTGACTCGTGTGAATCTCTACACAGCTCAACCGATGATGTCTCAGTCGTTTCGTTATTCTCTAGACAGCAGATCTATATCACCAACGAACCACCGATCGATCTCCGTTTCGAAGAATCAACCACCGAAGATCTCAGAATCCAGGAGGAGGTGTATGTGTTCTCCGACGACTCATCCTGGATCTTTCAGATGTAGTTTACACAAGAACGTGGCGAATCCTCACGGTCAAGGCACGGCGTCGTATACGACGAACGGATTGAATATGCGTAGATCTGCGATGACTAATTCGTTGGTGAGAATCGGTGGTGTTGAAGGAGAGTGGGTGAGGAGAGCTTTGACTACTTTGATTCGACCTTCTTCTCATCATTTGAAAAGAAGAGCTGCGTATCAGCCTCGTCCTAGTCGGCTCTCATCCATGGCCAAAGCTGATTGA